Proteins found in one Desulfuribacillus stibiiarsenatis genomic segment:
- a CDS encoding precorrin-2 dehydrogenase/sirohydrochlorin ferrochelatase family protein — MERYYPVFLRVQDRLCVVVGGGNVAERKVKSLLQDGASIRVISPQVTDTLQHLAKNNSIEFVQRPFQCGDLADAFLAYAATNSKQVNEQVYEDAKRYSVLVNMIDAPELCDFIVPSRVDRGRLQIAISTSGASPALTKHLRQELESYFGDEYDIFLDWMQQLRSWLLHNEPLEQRRRELFRQVIEMPVLQLLREKKIEEAKHIIHELIQQEIL; from the coding sequence ATGGAACGATATTATCCAGTGTTTTTGCGAGTGCAAGATAGGCTTTGTGTTGTGGTAGGTGGAGGTAACGTAGCGGAGAGAAAGGTCAAGTCGCTATTACAAGATGGGGCCAGCATTCGGGTGATTAGCCCGCAAGTTACTGACACATTACAACATCTAGCGAAAAATAATAGCATTGAATTTGTGCAACGTCCGTTTCAATGTGGTGACTTAGCGGATGCCTTTCTAGCGTACGCGGCCACGAATTCAAAGCAAGTCAATGAACAGGTCTATGAAGATGCCAAACGTTATTCAGTATTGGTTAATATGATTGATGCGCCTGAACTTTGTGATTTTATTGTACCTTCTCGAGTAGATCGTGGACGGTTGCAGATCGCAATCTCTACATCGGGTGCAAGCCCTGCTTTAACCAAGCACCTGCGTCAAGAGCTTGAATCATACTTTGGTGATGAGTACGATATCTTCCTGGATTGGATGCAGCAATTGCGCAGTTGGCTATTACATAATGAACCATTAGAGCAACGTCGGCGAGAGCTTTTTCGACAGGTGATTGAAATGCCAGTATTACAGCTTTTGCGGGAAAAAAAGATAGAAGAAGCAAAACATATCATTCATGAACTGATTCAACAAGAAATTTTATAA
- the hemC gene encoding hydroxymethylbilane synthase: MRKIIIGTRKSELALTQTNWVISQLEKLNLPYEFEVKKIMTKGDQILDVTLSKVGGKGLFVKEIEQALIDKEIDIAVHSMKDMPAEMPEGLVIGATTIREDVRDALIAKEANMTIANLPQGANIGTSSLRRSAQLLNLRPDLKITSIRGNVGTRIGKIQELDLDGVILACAGLNRLGQSDHITEAIDPTQCVPAVGQGALGIQCRDNDEDVLALLQHLNHLPTEKAVMAERSFLKQLEGGCQVPIGAYGEWDGSQVTLTGMVAKVDGSKVVKHTRTGADPVALGLEVAQLLAREGAEEILKEAKEICNG; the protein is encoded by the coding sequence ATGCGAAAAATTATTATTGGGACTCGAAAGAGTGAATTAGCTTTAACACAGACAAATTGGGTAATCAGTCAGTTAGAAAAATTAAACTTACCTTATGAGTTTGAAGTGAAGAAAATCATGACAAAGGGAGATCAAATCCTTGATGTTACACTTTCGAAGGTTGGCGGGAAAGGTCTATTCGTAAAGGAAATTGAACAGGCACTCATCGATAAGGAAATCGATATTGCTGTTCATAGTATGAAGGATATGCCAGCAGAAATGCCGGAAGGATTAGTCATTGGAGCTACAACGATTCGTGAAGACGTGAGAGATGCGTTGATTGCGAAGGAAGCAAACATGACGATTGCGAACTTACCACAGGGTGCAAATATTGGGACAAGCAGCTTACGCCGCAGTGCTCAATTGTTAAACCTACGACCAGACCTAAAGATTACTTCGATTCGCGGAAACGTAGGCACTCGTATTGGTAAAATTCAAGAGTTAGATTTAGATGGCGTGATTCTTGCTTGTGCGGGCTTAAACCGTTTGGGGCAAAGTGACCATATTACAGAAGCAATTGATCCAACGCAATGCGTGCCAGCAGTAGGTCAAGGTGCTTTAGGTATCCAGTGCCGTGATAATGATGAAGATGTGTTAGCACTTCTACAACACTTAAATCATTTACCAACAGAGAAAGCTGTTATGGCTGAACGTTCATTCCTGAAGCAATTGGAAGGTGGATGTCAGGTGCCGATTGGTGCATATGGAGAATGGGATGGCTCTCAAGTGACATTAACAGGTATGGTAGCGAAAGTAGATGGTTCAAAAGTTGTGAAGCATACAAGAACTGGAGCAGATCCTGTGGCATTAGGTCTTGAAGTGGCACAATTATTAGCTCGTGAAGGTGCAGAAGAGATATTAAAGGAAGCGAAGGAGATTTGTAATGGATAA
- the cobA gene encoding uroporphyrinogen-III C-methyltransferase produces the protein MDKGKVYLVGAGPGDPKLITVKGLECVKKAEVLVYDRLSSPRLLAYAKPDCELIYVGKKPDRHTLRQEEINQLLVDKALEGKIVTRLKGGDPCIFGRVGEEAELLVDNGVEFEIVPGITSGIAVPAYAGIPVTHRDYNSSFAIVTGHEDPEKMESSIDWDKLSTATGTIAFYMGISNLATIVKNLVKHGRPATTPVALIRWGTRPEQWTLTGTLETIVETVEKAKFTSPAIILVGEVVRLREKLNWYEKKPLFGQRVLVTRARSQASDLSDMIEDLGGEPYEFPTIQILPPNDVQSIDNALAKLGEYDWIIFTSPNGVSYFMNYLKEKKIDIRAFGKAKIACVGPKTSELLENYGLVVDVLPSQFIAEGLLDSIEDQLKPGQKILLPRADIARKTLPEELKKRGLEVTEIDTYETKMDASNVEEVIELLQENRIQIITFTSSSTASNFVEALSSTGEDAMALIQGVKVVSIGAMTTKTCQELGMIVTVEADESTLVGLVNATIQAAAK, from the coding sequence ATGGATAAGGGAAAAGTATATTTAGTGGGAGCAGGACCTGGGGACCCTAAATTAATTACGGTTAAGGGTTTGGAATGTGTGAAAAAAGCTGAAGTACTTGTATATGATCGATTATCTAGTCCACGTTTACTAGCGTATGCAAAGCCTGACTGCGAATTGATTTATGTAGGTAAGAAACCAGATCGTCACACGCTACGCCAAGAAGAAATTAACCAACTGTTAGTTGACAAGGCATTAGAGGGTAAGATTGTGACTCGTCTAAAAGGTGGGGACCCTTGTATTTTCGGACGTGTTGGTGAAGAAGCGGAGCTATTAGTAGATAATGGCGTGGAATTTGAGATTGTACCTGGAATAACTTCTGGAATTGCTGTTCCTGCTTATGCGGGCATACCAGTGACCCATAGAGATTACAATTCATCGTTTGCGATTGTTACGGGTCATGAAGATCCTGAAAAAATGGAATCTAGTATCGATTGGGATAAATTATCGACTGCTACTGGAACGATTGCATTTTACATGGGAATCTCGAACTTAGCGACAATTGTTAAGAATCTAGTGAAACACGGTCGTCCTGCTACTACACCTGTAGCTTTAATCCGTTGGGGAACACGCCCGGAGCAATGGACATTAACGGGTACTCTTGAGACAATTGTAGAAACTGTAGAGAAGGCGAAATTCACGTCACCTGCGATTATCCTTGTTGGTGAGGTTGTACGCTTACGTGAGAAATTAAACTGGTATGAGAAAAAGCCATTATTCGGACAACGTGTTCTTGTTACAAGAGCAAGAAGTCAGGCTAGTGACTTATCTGATATGATAGAGGATCTTGGTGGAGAGCCATATGAGTTCCCAACCATTCAAATATTACCTCCAAACGATGTGCAATCAATTGATAATGCACTAGCGAAGCTTGGGGAGTATGATTGGATTATTTTTACAAGTCCGAATGGTGTTAGCTATTTTATGAACTACTTGAAAGAGAAGAAAATTGATATTCGCGCCTTTGGCAAAGCGAAAATTGCATGTGTAGGACCTAAAACATCTGAGTTATTAGAAAACTACGGACTTGTAGTAGACGTTCTGCCTTCACAGTTCATTGCTGAAGGGTTACTCGATTCGATTGAAGATCAATTAAAGCCTGGTCAGAAGATATTGTTGCCTAGAGCTGATATTGCAAGAAAGACATTACCAGAGGAATTAAAGAAACGGGGCTTAGAAGTAACGGAAATCGATACTTACGAGACGAAGATGGATGCAAGTAATGTCGAAGAAGTAATTGAGCTACTTCAGGAAAATAGAATTCAAATTATTACATTTACAAGTTCATCGACTGCGTCTAATTTTGTAGAAGCTTTAAGCTCTACAGGTGAAGATGCAATGGCACTGATCCAAGGTGTGAAGGTCGTTAGTATTGGTGCTATGACAACGAAAACTTGTCAAGAGCTTGGAATGATCGTAACAGTAGAGGCTGACGAGTCAACATTAGTAGGACTTGTGAACGCAACAATTCAAGCTGCCGCAAAATAA
- the hemB gene encoding porphobilinogen synthase — protein MEPFQRHRRLRNTANLRSLVRETIVTVDDLMYPIFLVHGEKQKNEVPSMPGVFHLSIDMLEQEIQELESLAIKSVILFGLPKTKDELSSEAYAEDGIVQQGIRKFKELSPEIVVATDVCLCQYNPLGHCGIVENSYVTNDKTLELLAKVAVSHAKAGADIVAPSDMMDGRIYALRQALNENGFENTPIMSYAVKYASAFYGPFRDAADSKPQFGDRKTYQMDPANLREALREAASDVAEGADFLMVKPALAYLDIIRELKMNFDLPIAAYNVSGEYSMIKAAAQNGWIDEQAVVLEMLLGMKRAGSDIILTYFAKDVARWLKG, from the coding sequence ATGGAGCCATTTCAAAGACATAGAAGATTGCGTAATACTGCAAATTTACGTAGTCTAGTAAGAGAAACGATTGTAACAGTAGATGATTTGATGTATCCGATCTTTCTAGTGCATGGTGAGAAGCAGAAGAATGAAGTGCCTTCTATGCCAGGAGTATTCCATCTATCGATTGATATGCTGGAACAGGAAATACAAGAGTTAGAGAGCTTAGCGATTAAATCTGTCATCCTATTTGGTTTGCCAAAGACGAAGGATGAATTAAGCTCTGAGGCGTATGCGGAAGATGGTATTGTACAACAAGGGATACGCAAGTTTAAGGAACTATCACCTGAAATTGTTGTTGCTACAGATGTGTGTTTATGCCAGTATAATCCTCTAGGACATTGCGGAATTGTAGAGAATAGTTATGTTACCAATGATAAGACATTAGAGCTTTTAGCGAAGGTAGCTGTTTCTCATGCGAAGGCTGGCGCTGACATTGTGGCTCCGTCTGATATGATGGACGGCCGCATTTACGCTCTACGTCAAGCATTGAACGAGAATGGTTTTGAAAATACACCAATTATGTCTTATGCAGTGAAATATGCTTCCGCATTCTATGGTCCATTCCGTGATGCTGCAGATTCTAAGCCGCAATTTGGCGATCGCAAGACATACCAAATGGATCCGGCGAATCTTCGTGAAGCGCTTCGTGAAGCGGCAAGTGACGTAGCAGAGGGCGCAGATTTCTTAATGGTAAAGCCAGCACTTGCGTACTTAGATATTATCCGTGAGTTAAAGATGAACTTTGATTTGCCGATTGCTGCCTATAACGTTAGCGGCGAGTATTCGATGATTAAAGCTGCTGCGCAAAATGGATGGATTGATGAACAAGCAGTAGTGCTAGAAATGCTATTAGGTATGAAACGTGCTGGGTCAGATATTATTTTAACGTATTTTGCAAAAGACGTAGCGAGATGGTTAAAAGGTTAG
- the ahbA gene encoding siroheme decarboxylase subunit alpha: MDLQLDQTNKKLLNLLQSHFPLVEQPFQELANLLEIQEQEVMERIEQLKKDKVIRQISAIFDTKSLGYQSSLVAAKVKPDHLEKAAEIINQHPGVSHNYERAHEFNLWFTIAIPPNSNIGLEQSVELLGELAGVDSIRLLPTLKLFKIGVKLDLESDGGTSMSDEPVYNHQSAPQNYQLSDLEIQLVRELQENLHVTTRPFDAIADRLGISVADIVGHLQNFKATGLMRRFAAVLHHRTAGFQVNTMGVWAAPEDRIDEVGETLAKFSSVSHCYRRPSYPDWPFNVFTMIHGRDKEDCENILTEMAAQVHIDKRDALYSVREFKKIRVKYFTPEIEAWEEVHRRVK, translated from the coding sequence ATGGATTTACAATTAGATCAGACAAATAAAAAGCTATTAAATCTGTTACAATCACATTTTCCATTAGTAGAGCAACCTTTTCAGGAACTTGCAAATCTACTTGAAATTCAAGAACAAGAGGTTATGGAACGCATTGAGCAACTAAAGAAGGATAAAGTGATACGTCAGATTTCTGCTATTTTTGATACGAAGAGCTTAGGATATCAGTCTAGCTTAGTGGCAGCTAAGGTAAAGCCTGACCATTTAGAGAAAGCTGCGGAGATTATTAACCAACATCCAGGGGTAAGTCATAACTATGAGCGTGCCCATGAGTTCAATTTATGGTTCACGATTGCTATCCCTCCCAATAGCAATATTGGTTTAGAGCAATCGGTAGAGCTATTAGGAGAGCTAGCCGGGGTTGATTCGATTCGCTTGTTACCGACGTTAAAGCTGTTCAAAATCGGTGTCAAGCTGGACCTTGAGAGTGATGGCGGAACGAGCATGAGTGATGAGCCAGTATACAACCATCAATCAGCTCCGCAGAACTATCAGTTATCCGATTTAGAGATTCAACTGGTTCGAGAATTACAAGAAAACTTACACGTCACTACTCGACCATTTGATGCAATAGCTGACCGTTTAGGAATATCAGTAGCGGATATAGTCGGGCATTTACAGAACTTTAAAGCTACTGGCCTGATGAGAAGATTCGCGGCGGTATTACACCATCGCACAGCTGGCTTCCAAGTGAACACTATGGGAGTTTGGGCTGCACCAGAAGATCGCATTGATGAGGTTGGCGAAACACTTGCGAAGTTTTCTTCTGTAAGCCACTGCTATCGAAGACCGAGCTATCCAGATTGGCCATTTAATGTGTTTACAATGATTCATGGTCGTGACAAAGAAGATTGTGAGAACATACTAACTGAAATGGCAGCACAAGTGCATATTGATAAGCGTGACGCTTTATATTCAGTGCGCGAATTCAAAAAAATTCGTGTAAAATACTTCACGCCTGAAATTGAAGCATGGGAAGAAGTGCATAGGAGGGTTAAGTAA
- the hemL gene encoding glutamate-1-semialdehyde 2,1-aminomutase, producing MNRPNSAKAFEEAKKVIPGGVNSPVRAFRAIGTHPVFVKEGHGSKFTDIDGKQYIDYVGSWGPLIHGHAHPEVIDAIRDYAGRGTSYGAPTELETEMAKMVIDILPSVEMVRFVSSGTEATMSALRLARGYTKRNKILKFEGCFHGHADSLLIKAGSGVATLGLPDSPGVPESIAAHTLTVPYNDQESLQLAFEKFGEDIAAVILEPVAGNMGLVTPKPGYLEFIRKITKEYGALLIFDEVMSGFRVHYRGAQALYNIDPDLTCLGKVIGGGLPVGAYAGKREIMENIAPAGSIYQAGTLSGNPLAMIAGYTTLKLLGQPGVFEELERQTIKLANGIKKNAEDLGIPHYSNQVGSMFCLYFNEHEVTDYQMATKSDTARFAEYYRYLLEEGVYIAPSQYESCFMSTVHTDEDIAKTIEATYNAMKKTIK from the coding sequence ATGAATCGTCCAAATTCAGCGAAAGCTTTTGAAGAAGCAAAAAAAGTGATTCCAGGTGGGGTTAATAGCCCTGTACGTGCGTTCCGTGCGATTGGAACTCATCCAGTGTTTGTAAAAGAAGGCCATGGTTCGAAGTTTACAGATATTGATGGCAAGCAGTACATTGACTATGTAGGTTCTTGGGGTCCACTGATTCATGGTCATGCCCACCCGGAAGTAATTGATGCAATCCGTGACTATGCAGGTAGAGGTACTAGTTATGGGGCACCAACAGAGCTTGAGACAGAAATGGCAAAAATGGTAATAGACATTTTACCTTCTGTGGAAATGGTACGATTTGTGAGCTCAGGAACTGAAGCGACAATGAGTGCACTTCGTCTTGCTCGTGGGTATACAAAGCGCAATAAAATTCTGAAGTTTGAAGGCTGCTTCCATGGGCATGCAGACAGCTTATTAATTAAAGCAGGGTCGGGTGTTGCTACACTCGGATTACCAGATAGTCCTGGAGTGCCTGAGAGTATTGCTGCACACACGTTGACTGTACCTTACAACGATCAAGAGAGCTTACAGCTTGCTTTTGAGAAGTTTGGCGAAGATATTGCTGCTGTAATTCTAGAGCCAGTGGCAGGCAACATGGGACTAGTTACACCAAAGCCTGGATATTTAGAATTTATCCGCAAAATCACGAAGGAATATGGCGCGCTACTTATATTTGATGAAGTAATGAGCGGATTCCGTGTTCATTACCGTGGTGCACAGGCGTTATATAATATCGACCCAGATTTAACTTGCTTAGGGAAAGTAATTGGTGGTGGCCTTCCAGTAGGAGCGTATGCTGGAAAACGTGAAATCATGGAGAACATAGCACCTGCTGGTTCTATCTATCAAGCGGGGACGTTATCAGGAAATCCATTGGCGATGATTGCTGGTTATACGACATTAAAGTTATTAGGCCAACCAGGCGTCTTCGAAGAATTAGAAAGACAAACAATTAAACTAGCGAATGGTATCAAGAAAAATGCAGAAGATCTAGGTATTCCACATTATTCGAACCAAGTCGGCTCGATGTTCTGCTTATACTTCAATGAGCATGAGGTAACGGATTATCAAATGGCAACGAAGTCAGATACGGCTCGTTTTGCAGAATATTATCGATATTTATTAGAAGAAGGCGTGTATATAGCACCTTCTCAGTATGAATCATGCTTTATGTCGACAGTACATACAGACGAAGATATCGCGAAGACGATTGAAGCAACATATAACGCGATGAAAAAGACCATCAAATAG
- a CDS encoding LysM peptidoglycan-binding domain-containing protein translates to MSLNVFEIQFRDEMEVIGLGVDSITEIDLIPKVEIRETDNMYSLTGMILLKGKYKPKKKATETDIQQGLSQPWVPQAEPELQKLEKTFPIRVMIPADRVEVEDDINIYLNDLTYEMRSENLLSVSCIIVLEGITPEPKPSSQVNVVEDAFGQESLNHSGSEEAATVASDPYNYQSPWSQDYTTPGYATQSQMYPWLEDNSPNNPFDPYQAETTSANPYEQYQYQFNDQEMQNYMQDMMKEFKQYPQAAQGANFDQDYYREQQRIQQEQEWLAQQQHLQALEEARETQAALLAQKVQQQSPVADWSAAQALQQPEPTQQPDPEPQVQPVQTQPIQQPQPVQEQQAVEEVEESFEAEQEQQLETIERTEEQVRTEPDIGDMPVRIKLNFTDSTKKEAQTKEAVKEQTEQKEQTDASEKQSWWKTWHNTEERFTPIRYYIMKENDDINSIVEQYNISRLELISANKNLEDGQWRKGTRIRIPVK, encoded by the coding sequence ATGAGTTTGAATGTTTTTGAGATTCAATTTAGAGATGAAATGGAAGTTATCGGTTTAGGTGTAGATTCAATTACTGAAATAGATTTAATTCCAAAAGTTGAGATCAGAGAAACAGATAACATGTATTCTTTGACAGGAATGATCTTACTAAAAGGAAAATATAAGCCAAAGAAAAAAGCTACAGAAACCGATATCCAACAAGGGCTAAGTCAGCCTTGGGTTCCACAGGCTGAACCAGAGTTACAGAAGTTAGAAAAGACCTTCCCAATACGAGTGATGATTCCGGCGGATCGTGTAGAAGTAGAAGATGACATTAATATCTATTTGAATGATCTGACGTATGAGATGAGAAGTGAGAACTTATTAAGCGTCAGTTGCATCATTGTTCTGGAAGGGATTACACCAGAACCAAAGCCTTCTTCCCAAGTGAATGTAGTAGAAGACGCGTTTGGTCAAGAGTCGTTGAATCACAGTGGATCAGAAGAAGCTGCGACAGTAGCAAGTGATCCATATAATTACCAGAGTCCTTGGTCGCAAGACTACACAACACCCGGCTATGCAACTCAAAGTCAAATGTATCCTTGGCTTGAAGATAATAGCCCAAATAATCCGTTCGATCCGTATCAAGCGGAAACGACGTCAGCCAATCCTTATGAGCAATATCAATATCAGTTTAATGATCAAGAAATGCAAAACTATATGCAAGATATGATGAAAGAATTCAAACAGTACCCACAAGCAGCGCAAGGCGCGAATTTTGACCAAGATTACTATAGAGAGCAACAAAGGATTCAGCAAGAACAAGAGTGGCTAGCGCAACAGCAGCATTTACAAGCGTTAGAGGAAGCAAGGGAGACTCAAGCAGCTCTGCTTGCACAAAAGGTGCAACAACAATCACCAGTCGCAGATTGGTCAGCGGCGCAAGCACTTCAACAACCAGAACCTACACAACAACCAGATCCAGAACCACAAGTTCAACCCGTGCAAACGCAGCCTATACAACAACCACAACCTGTGCAAGAACAACAAGCCGTTGAAGAAGTAGAAGAAAGTTTTGAAGCGGAACAAGAGCAACAATTGGAAACGATTGAAAGAACAGAGGAGCAAGTCCGAACGGAACCTGACATTGGTGATATGCCTGTTAGAATCAAATTGAATTTCACAGATTCTACTAAAAAAGAAGCACAGACGAAGGAAGCAGTAAAAGAGCAAACGGAACAGAAGGAACAGACAGATGCAAGTGAGAAGCAGAGCTGGTGGAAAACATGGCACAACACCGAAGAGCGCTTTACGCCAATTCGCTACTATATCATGAAAGAGAACGATGATATTAATAGCATCGTAGAACAATATAATATCAGTCGATTAGAGTTAATTAGTGCCAATAAAAATTTAGAAGATGGCCAGTGGCGCAAAGGTACACGCATCCGTATACCAGTAAAATAA
- a CDS encoding valine--tRNA ligase, which produces MQENLYSQIPTKYNPKEIEEKTYQFWLDGKYFEANNESDKEPFTIVIPPPNVTANLHIGHALNNTLQDILIRWKRMQGYDALWLPGTDHAGIATQNRVENMLSQEGKSRYDVGREAFLEKTWEWKNKYGDIIINQLKKMGCSCDWSRERFTMDEGCSKAVREVFVRLYEKGLLYRGNYIVNWCPRCETTLSDIEVEHEDKQGSLTHIRYPVEDGSGFITVATTRPETMLGDVAVAVHPEDDRYKHLIGKNLILPLVDRKIPVIADEYVDKEFGSGAVKITPAHDPNDFEIGVRHKLTPITVMDEQGKMNHHAGKFSGLDRYDARKQVIAELKSLDLLDKVEDHNHAVGHCYRCSTVIEPYLSDQWFVKMQPLAEPAIDVVKNGDVRFVPERFTKIYLHWMENTRDWCVSRQLWWGHRIPAWYCQDCGEVIVSKETPTTCPKCSSFKLNQDEDVLDTWFSSALWPFSTLGWPDQTEDLKKYYPTDVLITGYDIIYFWVARMIFSGLEFMEQKPFSDVVITGLVRDAEGRKMSKSLGNGVDPLEVIENYGADAMRFMLATGTAPGNDQRFHWDKVESARNFANKMWNASRFVMMNLGDLTYEQVSLEGPLSTSDQWILHRLNETVEDFNRLLGKYEFGEAGRVLYDFIWSDYCDWYIELAKLTLNGEDVAAKHTTKSVLCYVLDQILKLLHPYMPYITEEIWQHIPHQGKALVVAPFPEFKQELVFKQGAEEMAILMDTIRNVRNIRAEMNVPFSRKITLLLKPNSASYLQVFETGKGYIQGLCNTESLTIRQDIEVPEKAMTAVTSGGQVFIPLEGLIDTSKEIARLEKEMEKLQFEVDRLQKKLGNEQFVAKAPAHVLEQEKEKEQDYKMKLQTVEERIAELKKQ; this is translated from the coding sequence ATGCAAGAGAATTTATATTCACAGATTCCAACGAAGTATAACCCAAAGGAAATTGAAGAAAAGACATATCAGTTCTGGCTTGATGGTAAATATTTTGAAGCGAACAACGAGTCGGACAAGGAACCATTTACGATTGTTATACCGCCGCCAAATGTCACAGCGAATTTACATATTGGACATGCCCTTAACAATACATTACAAGACATCCTTATCCGATGGAAGCGTATGCAAGGGTATGATGCATTATGGTTACCTGGAACAGACCATGCGGGTATTGCTACACAAAATCGTGTAGAAAATATGCTTTCACAAGAAGGGAAATCTCGTTACGATGTAGGACGCGAAGCATTTTTAGAGAAGACTTGGGAATGGAAGAATAAGTATGGCGATATTATCATTAACCAGTTAAAGAAAATGGGTTGCTCCTGCGATTGGTCAAGAGAGCGCTTCACGATGGATGAAGGTTGCTCGAAGGCAGTCCGTGAAGTATTCGTTAGACTGTATGAAAAGGGTCTGTTATATCGAGGGAACTATATAGTTAACTGGTGCCCACGTTGTGAGACAACTCTATCAGATATTGAAGTAGAGCATGAAGATAAGCAAGGTTCATTAACACATATACGCTATCCAGTAGAAGATGGAAGTGGATTCATAACTGTTGCTACAACGCGCCCTGAAACGATGTTAGGTGACGTTGCTGTTGCTGTGCATCCAGAAGATGACAGGTATAAACACTTGATTGGCAAGAATTTAATTCTACCGTTAGTAGATCGCAAAATTCCAGTCATTGCAGATGAATATGTAGACAAGGAATTTGGTTCTGGTGCTGTGAAGATTACCCCTGCCCATGATCCGAATGACTTCGAAATTGGAGTGCGTCATAAGCTAACTCCAATTACTGTTATGGACGAGCAAGGTAAAATGAATCACCATGCAGGGAAATTCTCTGGCCTAGACCGCTATGATGCTCGTAAACAAGTGATAGCAGAACTAAAGAGTCTAGATTTATTAGATAAGGTAGAAGATCATAACCATGCGGTTGGTCATTGCTATCGTTGCAGTACAGTGATTGAGCCATATCTATCGGATCAATGGTTCGTGAAGATGCAACCATTGGCAGAGCCAGCAATCGATGTCGTGAAGAACGGAGACGTTCGCTTTGTTCCAGAGCGTTTCACTAAGATATATTTACACTGGATGGAGAATACACGTGACTGGTGCGTGTCAAGACAGCTATGGTGGGGACATCGTATCCCAGCTTGGTACTGCCAAGACTGTGGCGAAGTGATTGTCTCAAAAGAAACGCCTACAACATGTCCGAAATGTAGTAGCTTTAAGTTGAATCAAGATGAAGATGTTCTTGATACATGGTTTAGCTCTGCATTATGGCCGTTTTCAACATTAGGCTGGCCAGATCAAACGGAAGACCTGAAAAAGTATTACCCAACGGATGTGTTAATCACTGGATATGACATTATTTACTTCTGGGTAGCCCGTATGATCTTTAGTGGACTAGAATTTATGGAGCAAAAGCCATTCTCTGATGTAGTGATCACTGGGCTAGTCCGTGATGCGGAAGGGCGTAAAATGTCCAAGTCCTTAGGGAACGGTGTTGACCCATTAGAAGTCATTGAGAATTATGGTGCGGATGCGATGCGCTTTATGCTAGCAACAGGCACAGCTCCTGGAAATGACCAAAGATTCCACTGGGATAAAGTAGAAAGTGCTAGAAACTTTGCGAATAAGATGTGGAATGCATCAAGATTCGTGATGATGAATCTAGGTGATTTAACATATGAGCAAGTTTCATTAGAGGGCCCATTAAGCACGTCCGACCAATGGATTTTACACAGATTGAACGAGACGGTTGAAGACTTCAATCGACTTCTTGGAAAATATGAGTTTGGCGAAGCAGGTCGTGTTCTTTATGATTTCATTTGGAGCGACTACTGCGATTGGTATATTGAACTTGCAAAGTTGACGTTAAACGGTGAAGATGTAGCTGCAAAGCATACGACAAAATCCGTATTATGCTACGTGCTAGATCAAATCTTAAAACTATTACATCCATATATGCCTTATATTACTGAGGAAATATGGCAACATATTCCGCACCAAGGAAAAGCGCTAGTGGTAGCACCTTTCCCAGAATTTAAGCAGGAGTTAGTGTTTAAGCAAGGAGCGGAAGAAATGGCGATTCTTATGGATACGATTCGCAATGTGCGCAATATTCGTGCGGAGATGAATGTACCATTTAGTCGCAAAATCACGTTATTATTAAAGCCAAATAGTGCAAGCTACCTGCAGGTATTTGAAACTGGTAAAGGATACATTCAGGGACTATGCAATACGGAGTCGCTTACCATCCGTCAGGATATTGAAGTACCAGAAAAAGCAATGACTGCTGTTACTTCTGGTGGACAGGTGTTCATACCTTTAGAAGGGCTCATTGACACGTCTAAGGAAATAGCTCGATTAGAGAAAGAAATGGAAAAACTACAGTTCGAAGTCGATCGCTTACAAAAGAAATTAGGCAATGAACAGTTCGTTGCAAAAGCTCCGGCACATGTTTTGGAACAAGAGAAGGAAAAGGAACAAGACTACAAAATGAAGCTGCAAACCGTTGAGGAACGTATTGCAGAGTTAAAAAAACAGTAA